The following are encoded in a window of Onthophagus taurus isolate NC chromosome 3, IU_Otau_3.0, whole genome shotgun sequence genomic DNA:
- the LOC111419765 gene encoding cell cycle checkpoint protein RAD1, which produces MGPVKFRAELTDFKMIYNVLKATTFKEFALIHPLEEGLKVTIEEMKCIETSIYFPSNLFCTYYIDPGDDIKFKLNIKVLTECLHVFGDDSSPSLKLSYKGYGSPLCLVIKHSEENILVDCEIQTMDPEDFSDLSLAEECSENKITMDAQSLVEVVSEMDQNSDELQILLSPDVPHFRMSATSVGGKTVLDICEYSDIVTKFECKKTRQFSYAFGYIRNILKVMNLASKVSISTSETGLLGLQLIINVNKKQIFVEYYVMALNI; this is translated from the exons atgggCCCAGTTAAATTTCGTGCTGAATTAaccgattttaaaatgatttacaaCGTTTTAAAAGCAACGACATTCAAAGag ttTGCTCTCATTCACCCGTTAGAAGAAGGATTAAAAGTAActattgaagaaatgaaatgcATTGAAACCTCAATTTACTTCCCATCAAATCTTTTTTGCACCTATTATATAGATCCTGGTGATGAcatcaaatttaaacttaacataAAAGTTTTAACTGAATGTCTTCATGTGTTTGGAGATGATTCCTCACcaagtttaaaattatcttataAAGGTTATGGATCACCTTTATGTTTAGTAATAAAACACAGTGAGGAAAATATTTTGGTTGATTGTGAAATTCAAACTATGGATCCGGAAGACTTTTCTGATTTAAGTTTGGCTGAAGAATGttcagaaaataaaattactatGGATGCTCAATCTTTAGTGGAAGTTGTAAGCGAAATGGATCAAAATTCAGATGAATTACAGATACTTTTAAGTCCGGATGTGCCTCATTTTAGAATGTCAGCTACCAGTGTTGGTGGTAAAACCGTACTTGATATTTGTGAATACTCAGATATAGTCACTAAATTCGAATGTAAAAAAACAAGACAATTTTCTTATGCTTTCGGTtatattagaaatattttaaaggttatgaATTTAGCTAGTAAGGTGTCTATTTCAACAAGTGAAACGGGCCTTTTAGgattacaattaattattaatgttaataaaaaacaaatttttgtggAATATTATGTAATggctttaaatatttaa